The genomic DNA ACCCTCAACACCGAACGGCAAACCCTCATCCAGGTCTGCGACATCACTGGCAGGGTGATAAAGACCCTCTTGAACTCAAATCAGAACCCGGGCAGATACACCCTTTTCTGGGATGGTAGGGACAGCAGAGGCAGAACTGTTGCCAGTGGTGTTTACATCTGCCGCTTCCTTGCTGGCGACTACCAGCGC from candidate division WOR-3 bacterium includes the following:
- a CDS encoding FlgD immunoglobulin-like domain containing protein is translated as TLNTERQTLIQVCDITGRVIKTLLNSNQNPGRYTLFWDGRDSRGRTVASGVYICRFLAGDYQRNTKLILQR